One window of the Zea mays cultivar B73 chromosome 3, Zm-B73-REFERENCE-NAM-5.0, whole genome shotgun sequence genome contains the following:
- the LOC103649975 gene encoding 26S proteasome non-ATPase regulatory subunit 14 homolog, with amino-acid sequence MERLQRIFGASGMGQPPTDSPLLDSSEQVYISSLALLKMLKHGRAGVPMEVMGLMLGEFVDDYTVRVVDVFAMPQSGTGVSVEAVDHVFQTNMLDMLKQTGRPEMVVGWYHSHPGFGCWLSGVDINTQQSFEALNPRAVAVVIDPIQSVKGKVVIDAFRLINPQTMMLGQEPRQTTSNVGHLNKPSIQALIHGLNRHYYSIAINYRKNELEEKMLLNLHKKKWTDGLILKRFDTHSKTNEQTVQEMLNLAIKYNKAVQEEDELPPEKLAIANVGRQDAKKHLEEHVSNLMSSNIVQTLGTMLDTVVF; translated from the exons ATGGAGCGGCTGCAGCGGATCTTTGGCGCCTCCGGCATGGGGCAGCCGCCGACGGACTCGCCGCTGCTCGATTCCTCCGAGCAGGTCTACATCTCCTCCCTAGCGCTTCTCAAGATGCTCAAGCACG GGAGGGCTGGGGTGCCCATGGAGGTCATGGGCCTCATGCTCGGCGAGTTCGTTGACGACTACACCGTCAGGGTCGTCGACGTCTTCGCCATGCCGCAGAGCGGGACTGGTGTCAGCGTCGAGGCCGTCGACCACGTCTTCCAGACAAACATGCTTGACATGCTTAAGCAGACCGGCAG GCCAGAAATGGTTGTAGGTTGGTATCACTCACATCCTGGCTTCGGATGCTGGCTATCAGGCGTCGATATCAATACTCAGCAG AGTTTTGAAGCTTTGAACCCTAGAGCCGTTGCTGTTGTGATAGACCCCATCCAGAGTGTGAAGGGGAAGGTGGTTATTGATGCATTCCGCCTCATTAATCCTCAGACCATGATGCTTGGCCAGGAGCCACGTCAGACAACATCAAATGTTGGGCACCTAAATAAGCCATCTATTCAG GCTCTTATCCATGGGTTGAATAGACACTACTATTCAATTGCAATCAATTACCGGAAAAATGAGCTTGAGGAGAAAATGCTGTTGAACTTGCACAAAAAGAAATGGACCGATGGGCTAATTTTGAAGAGGTTTGACACTCACTCGAAAACCAACGAGCAGACTGTCCAG GAAATGCTAAACCTAGCCATAAAGTACAACAAGGCAGTGCAGGAGGAGGACGAACTGCCACCTGAGAAACTTGCGATAGCAAATGTGGGTCGGCAAGATGCAAAAAAGCATTTGGAAGAGCATGTGTCGAATTTGATGTCATCAAACATAGTTCAGACCCTAGGAACCATGCTCGACACGGTTGTCTTTTAG